In Vicugna pacos chromosome 27, VicPac4, whole genome shotgun sequence, one DNA window encodes the following:
- the PAQR5 gene encoding membrane progestin receptor gamma isoform X7 codes for MTNETLNIWTHLLPFCFFTWRFVSVLRATDILNDSYSWPLLVYMGASCVYPLASSCAHTFSCMSGNARHICYFLDYGAVSLFSLGSAIAYSAYVFPDSLVCSTFHDYYVGLAVLSAVTSTGLSCYSRFLEIQKPRLCKLLRILAFAYPYTWDSLPIFSRLFLLPGGSAQNEATLYHQKHMAMTLLASFFYSAHLPERLAPGRFDYIGHSHQLFHVCAVLATHMQMEAVLLDKTLRKEWLLANSRPLLLPHIAGAVLLCLVCSLSNIVYFSAALYRIPEPESLKKET; via the exons ATGACCAATGAGACCCTCAACATCTGGACGCACCTGCTGCCCTTCTG CTTCTTCACGTGGAGGTTTGTGAGCGTCCTGCGTGCGACGGACATCCTGAACGACAGCTACTCCTGGCCCCTGCTCGTGTACATGGGTGCCAGCTGCGTGTACCCGCTGGCATCCAGCTGCGCGCACACCTTCAGCTGCATGTCCGGGAACGCCCGGCACATCTGCTACTTCCTGGACTACGGCGCCGTCAGCCTCTTCAGCCTGG GCTCTGCCATCGCCTACTCGGCCTACGTGTTCCCGGACTCCCTGGTGTGCAGCACCTTCCACGACTACTACGTGGGCCTGGCCGTGCTGAGCGCCGTCACGAGCACCGGCCTCTCCTGCTACTCCAG GTTTCTTGAGATCCAGAAGCCCAGGCTCTGTAAGTTGCTCCGTATCCTGGCCTTCGCTTATCCCTACACCTGGGATTCCCTCCCCATCTTCTCCAGG CTGTTCCTGCTCCCCGGGGGGAGTGCACAGAATGAAGCCACCCTGTACCACCAGAAGCACATGGCCATGACCCTCCTGGCCTCCTTCTTCTACTCCGCACATCTGCCGGAGCGCCTGGCCCCTGGCCGCTTCGACTACATCG GTCACAGCCACCAGCTCTTCCACGTGTGCGCGGTCCTGGCCACGCACATGCAGATGGAAGCCGTACTTCTGGACAAGACTCTGAGGAAGGAATGGCTCCTGGCCAACTCCAGGCCCCTGCTGCTCCCTCACATAGCTGGAGCCGTCCTCCTGTGCCTCGTCTGCAGCCTGAGCAACATAGTTTATTTCTCAGCTGCTCTGTATCGGATTCCCGAGCCAGAAtcacttaaaaaagaaacatga
- the PAQR5 gene encoding membrane progestin receptor gamma isoform X2 encodes MLTLKLPRLLSAEQVPQEFHEQGILFGYRHPQSSAAACVLSLFQMTNETLNIWTHLLPFCFFTWRFVSVLRATDILNDSYSWPLLVYMGASCVYPLASSCAHTFSCMSGNARHICYFLDYGAVSLFSLGSAIAYSAYVFPDSLVCSTFHDYYVGLAVLSAVTSTGLSCYSRFLEIQKPRLCKLLRILAFAYPYTWDSLPIFSRLFLLPGGSAQNEATLYHQKHMAMTLLASFFYSAHLPERLAPGRFDYIGHSHQLFHVCAVLATHMQMEAVLLDKTLRKEWLLANSRPLLLPHIAGAVLLCLVCSLSNIVYFSAALYRIPEPESLKKET; translated from the exons GAGTTCCATGAGCAGGGTATCCTCTTTGGCTACCGACATCCACAGAGCTCCGCCgctgcctgtgtcctcagcctCTTCCAAATGACCAATGAGACCCTCAACATCTGGACGCACCTGCTGCCCTTCTG CTTCTTCACGTGGAGGTTTGTGAGCGTCCTGCGTGCGACGGACATCCTGAACGACAGCTACTCCTGGCCCCTGCTCGTGTACATGGGTGCCAGCTGCGTGTACCCGCTGGCATCCAGCTGCGCGCACACCTTCAGCTGCATGTCCGGGAACGCCCGGCACATCTGCTACTTCCTGGACTACGGCGCCGTCAGCCTCTTCAGCCTGG GCTCTGCCATCGCCTACTCGGCCTACGTGTTCCCGGACTCCCTGGTGTGCAGCACCTTCCACGACTACTACGTGGGCCTGGCCGTGCTGAGCGCCGTCACGAGCACCGGCCTCTCCTGCTACTCCAG GTTTCTTGAGATCCAGAAGCCCAGGCTCTGTAAGTTGCTCCGTATCCTGGCCTTCGCTTATCCCTACACCTGGGATTCCCTCCCCATCTTCTCCAGG CTGTTCCTGCTCCCCGGGGGGAGTGCACAGAATGAAGCCACCCTGTACCACCAGAAGCACATGGCCATGACCCTCCTGGCCTCCTTCTTCTACTCCGCACATCTGCCGGAGCGCCTGGCCCCTGGCCGCTTCGACTACATCG GTCACAGCCACCAGCTCTTCCACGTGTGCGCGGTCCTGGCCACGCACATGCAGATGGAAGCCGTACTTCTGGACAAGACTCTGAGGAAGGAATGGCTCCTGGCCAACTCCAGGCCCCTGCTGCTCCCTCACATAGCTGGAGCCGTCCTCCTGTGCCTCGTCTGCAGCCTGAGCAACATAGTTTATTTCTCAGCTGCTCTGTATCGGATTCCCGAGCCAGAAtcacttaaaaaagaaacatga
- the PAQR5 gene encoding membrane progestin receptor gamma isoform X3, translated as MTGEFHEQGILFGYRHPQSSAAACVLSLFQMTNETLNIWTHLLPFCFFTWRFVSVLRATDILNDSYSWPLLVYMGASCVYPLASSCAHTFSCMSGNARHICYFLDYGAVSLFSLGSAIAYSAYVFPDSLVCSTFHDYYVGLAVLSAVTSTGLSCYSRFLEIQKPRLCKLLRILAFAYPYTWDSLPIFSRLFLLPGGSAQNEATLYHQKHMAMTLLASFFYSAHLPERLAPGRFDYIGHSHQLFHVCAVLATHMQMEAVLLDKTLRKEWLLANSRPLLLPHIAGAVLLCLVCSLSNIVYFSAALYRIPEPESLKKET; from the exons ATGACAGGA GAGTTCCATGAGCAGGGTATCCTCTTTGGCTACCGACATCCACAGAGCTCCGCCgctgcctgtgtcctcagcctCTTCCAAATGACCAATGAGACCCTCAACATCTGGACGCACCTGCTGCCCTTCTG CTTCTTCACGTGGAGGTTTGTGAGCGTCCTGCGTGCGACGGACATCCTGAACGACAGCTACTCCTGGCCCCTGCTCGTGTACATGGGTGCCAGCTGCGTGTACCCGCTGGCATCCAGCTGCGCGCACACCTTCAGCTGCATGTCCGGGAACGCCCGGCACATCTGCTACTTCCTGGACTACGGCGCCGTCAGCCTCTTCAGCCTGG GCTCTGCCATCGCCTACTCGGCCTACGTGTTCCCGGACTCCCTGGTGTGCAGCACCTTCCACGACTACTACGTGGGCCTGGCCGTGCTGAGCGCCGTCACGAGCACCGGCCTCTCCTGCTACTCCAG GTTTCTTGAGATCCAGAAGCCCAGGCTCTGTAAGTTGCTCCGTATCCTGGCCTTCGCTTATCCCTACACCTGGGATTCCCTCCCCATCTTCTCCAGG CTGTTCCTGCTCCCCGGGGGGAGTGCACAGAATGAAGCCACCCTGTACCACCAGAAGCACATGGCCATGACCCTCCTGGCCTCCTTCTTCTACTCCGCACATCTGCCGGAGCGCCTGGCCCCTGGCCGCTTCGACTACATCG GTCACAGCCACCAGCTCTTCCACGTGTGCGCGGTCCTGGCCACGCACATGCAGATGGAAGCCGTACTTCTGGACAAGACTCTGAGGAAGGAATGGCTCCTGGCCAACTCCAGGCCCCTGCTGCTCCCTCACATAGCTGGAGCCGTCCTCCTGTGCCTCGTCTGCAGCCTGAGCAACATAGTTTATTTCTCAGCTGCTCTGTATCGGATTCCCGAGCCAGAAtcacttaaaaaagaaacatga